One genomic window of Bicyclus anynana chromosome 10, ilBicAnyn1.1, whole genome shotgun sequence includes the following:
- the LOC112042987 gene encoding netrin receptor DCC gives MSSMIASAIIIENKCAWNHFKSLVLLYLLFTFHTIKAQSRAPRIKEHPADTIVGRSDPATLRCVAEGKPKPTVQWYKDGLPLAPVDHPHRVLLEDGLLFLRVMRSKKESDEGVYWCVARNTVGEAVSKNATLTISVLRDEFRNEPRDIRVASGEPASLECAAPRGVPDPSVHWTKDGHTLDVEVNGRITIIDGGNLKILESLPSDSGVYRCVASNVAGERQSRPATLLVLRRPHFLVKPNNITALIGQNIEFHCQASPEADVSVTWSRDKGSLSPYAIIRRGSLRIDRVVDSDGGMYTCRAESQAGYSVASASLTVHSLPHFTRVPSDQTAWEGESVSFPCEADGTPQPFVFWTMEGFQELVFPNSVQGTGSLYLDRVLTQHAGRLTCVAVSAAGSTLHTATLQVLRRESNSFNGHSETSSPYPEYGEKPQNHPPMTQYELVQARRYLQQDVLALRRVEGVSSTTLKIVWDVLTDYNEYLEGVKIWFNGTSLNRQHAIDFQNIHQTNNSLESFIELTKYDNFTMTTVHNSGSSSHLLTGLMPYAKYNIFLMPFYKLLLGKPSNMKSGLTEEDIPTAPPQNVSAGVINATSAWIRWEPPPIHTWNGELAGYLIEVRVGGSSNGRVVGQMSLGARTRAAAASSLRAGGRYSARAAAVTRRGHGPFSTPTQIHMLPTHSQRHYVQTEPATDKAILSMFQETWLLVLTLFLLAIIVVGAVVIVYLRRRQTKQRKSHNTASTPITNTQCLLGKEAVWLRERPLYEGSNEPRIEILNCHQSLLHSGHTIGTMAMEAEYSLPQHTSAVNMMSHEDNRRHPPEPYASSAIYTELNYQLQDHTDAEDSCIKCAVSPESYDNSMVRSFADSNQYSNEECSTCCRSSSSTLTKDYSEMTKCGNEGDEIQELSLDECPSCKTTQSRSSSHHDGNKEWTAIADVEYDYPQWQWLGRENSFRQMTQESKHSSQGRRSEQNCRMNLCDILPPPPYERESPYREMHAFTTNSGASGCSGHTYRS, from the exons ATGTCAAGTATGATCGCGAGTGCaattattatagaaaacaaATGTGCATGGAACCACTTCAAGTCGTTGGtacttttgtatcttttgtttACGTTTCACACGATAAAAG CCCAAAGTCGGGCGCCGCGGATCAAGGAGCACCCAGCTGACACCATAGTCGGGAGGAGTGACCCTGCGACACTGCGCTGCGTGGCTGAGGGGAAACCCAAGCCCACCGTTCAATGGTACAAGGACGGTCTACCCCTGGCACCGGTTGACCACCCTCACAGGGTACTGCTAGAAGATGGATTGTTATTTCTTAG GGTTATGCGCAGTAAGAAGGAGAGTGACGAGGGAGTGTACTGGTGTGTGGCTCGTAACACGGTCGGGGAAGCGGTTAGCAAGAACGCCACCCTCACTATCTCAG TATTACGGGATGAATTTAGAAATGAGCCTCGGGATATTAGAGTAGCTAGCGGTGAACCAGCGTCGCTTGAGTGTGCCGCGCCCAGAGGAGTCCCGGACCCGTCCGTACATTGGACTAAAGATGGACACACTTTGGACGTCGAAGTTAATGGAAG GATAACAATAATAGACGGTGGTAATCTGAAGATCCTAGAAAGTCTTCCATCGGACAGTGGCGTGTATAGATGTGTGGCGTCCAACGTGGCGGGGGAGAGACAGTCGCGCCCGGCGACATTACTCGTGTTACGCAGACCGCATTTTCTAGTGAAACCCAATAACATAACGGCGCTCATAGGACAGAACATCGAGTTTCATTGCCAG GCATCACCCGAAGCCGACGTATCTGTGACTTGGTCACGAGATAAAGGGTCATTGTCGCCGTACGCAATAATACGTCGAGGGTCGTTGAGAATAGACCGGGTTGTGGATTCCGATGGAGGGATGTATACATGTAGAGCCGAGAGTCAGGCGGGGTACAGCGTAGCTAGTGCCTCTTTGACGGTTCAtt cATTACCACATTTCACTAGAGTGCCTTCAGATCAAACGGCATGGGAGGGTGAATCTGTGTCATTTCCGTGTGAAGCCGATGGCACACCACAACCGTTTGTGTTTTGGACGATGGAGGGCTTTCAG GAACTTGTCTTTCCAAATTCGGTTCAAGGAACAGGGTCTCTCTATTTGGATAGAGTTCTTACACAACACGCTGGCAGACTGACTTGTGTGGCGGTTAGTGCAGCGGGAAGTACTTTGCACACGGCGACTTTGCAA GTGTTAAGAAGAGAAAGTAATTCATTTAACGGTCATTCTGAAACATCGTCTCCGTATCCAGAATATGGTGAGAAACCACAAAATCATCCACCAATGACCCAATACGAGCTTGTTCAGGCACGTCGGTATCTTCAACAAGATGTTTTAGCTCTCAGAAGGGTAGAGGGAGTTTCATCTACAACATTAAAAATCGTTTGGGAC GTTCTAACAGATTACAATGAATACCTAGAAGGTGTAAAAATATGGTTCAATGGTACCTCTTTAAATCGACAACACGCTatagattttcaaaatatacacCAGACTAATAATTCTCTAGAAAGTTTTAtcgaattaacaaaatatgataattttacaATGACCACAGTTCACAACAGTGGCTCGTCGAGCCATTTATTGACAGGGTTAATGCCATACgctaagtataatatatttttgatgcCATTTTATAAACTGTTGTTGGGCAAACCGTCCAACATGAAAAGTGGACTCACAGAAGAAGACA TTCCGACCGCTCCTCCACAAAACGTTTCGGCAGGGGTCATAAACGCTACGTCAGCTTGGATACGCTGGGAGCCGCCACCTATTCATACGTGGAATGGTGAACTTGCCGGTTACTTA ATTGAGGTCCGCGTTGGTGGTAGCAGCAACGGTCGGGTGGTGGGTCAGATGTCACTAGGAGCCCGCACCCGCGCGGCTGCGGCTAGTAGTCTCAGAGCTGGTGGGAGATACAGCGCGCGCGCCGCTGCCGTGACGAGACGTGGACATGGACCCTTCAGCACTCCCACTCAGATACACATGCTGCCTACACACTCGCAACGACATTATGTGCA AACTGAACCTGCGACTGATAAGGCAATATTGTCAATGTTCCAAGAAACTTGGCTCTTAGTGCTAACTTTGTTTCTATTAGCAATTATCGTGGTAGGGGCAGTTGTTATTGTTTACTTACGGAGAAGGCAAACTAAACAGCGGAAGAGTCACAATACTGCTA gtacTCCAATTACAAATACACAATGTTTGTTGGGTAAAGAAGCTGTATGGCTTCGCGAGAGGCCATTGTATGAAGGATCAAATGAACCAAgaatagaaatattaaattgtcaCCAAAGTTTACTGCATA gtGGTCATACAATAGGTACTATGGCTATGGAAGCTGAATATAGTCTTCCACAACACACTAGTGCGGTCAATATGATGTCTCATGAAGATAACAGAAGGCACCCTCCGGAACCTTATGCATCTAGCGCTATTTACACTGAATTAAATTACCAG ttGCAGGATCATACAGATGCAGAAGATTCTTGTATAAAATGTGCAGTTAGTCCTGAATCGTATGACAATAGCATGGTGAGATCGTTTGCTGATAGTAATCAATATTCCAATGAAGAATGTTCTACATGCTGTCGCAGTAGTAGTTCCACTTTAACAAAAGATTATAGTGAAATGACGAAATGTGGAAACGAAGGAGATGAAATCCAAGAATTGTCATTAGATGAATGTCCCTCATGTAAAACGACGCAGTCACGATCATCTAGTCATCATGATGGGAACAAAGAATGGACAGCAATTGCTGATGTAGAATATGATTATCCTCAATGGCAATGGTTGGGTAGGGAAAATAGTTTTAGACAAATGACTCAAGAATCAAAACATTCCAGTCAAGGGAGAAGAAGTGAACAAAATTGTAGAATGAATTTATGCGATATTCTTCCACCGCCGCCGTATGAAAG AGAATCACCATACAGAGAAATGCACGCGTTTACCACAAACTCTGGTGCATCAGGTTGTTCGGGGCATACATACCGcagttaa